GTTTAAACCAATTGATAGAACAAATTATATTGAGTGCATAGACCTTAAATTAAATGAAGAACAAAAAAAATTTGTCGCCCCTAATATTTTTTCTTTAGTACAAGCAGCATATGAACCTAATTTATACCCATTAGGAATTTATAAAGATAATATAATGATTGGTTTTATATTATATGATTATGATAATGAACTTAACGGATGGTCAATGAGCAGATTTATGATTGATTCTAATTATCAAAACCAAGGAATTGGGAAAATATCTATACAGAAATTCATAGAATTTTTTACAAACAAACATGGTCATTTAAAACTCTATACAAGTGCTTCAGTTGATAATCAAGTTGCTATTGATTTATATAAAAAATTTGGTTTTGAAAAAAAAGAAGTGTTTGAGTATGAAGCGGGCGGAAGAAAACATAAAGATATTAGAATGATTGCCCAACTTTAATGTAAAAGATTGTGAAAAAATCTACTTAAACAAATTGGTAGCTTTACTTCAATAACGATATTCAACAATCGGGCGCGATTCTCCAACAAGAATTGTGCTCTTTCTTTATGTTTAGGGCGCATTTCTAGAATAAGAAATGCGCTCTTCTTAATGAATTGAGCCAAATTCTTGAATTAGAGAAGGAATTGTAAGAGAGAAATCGAAGCTTTTATAAAGCATTTTTTGACCAAATAAGAAATCTTGTGACATATCAATCACACAAATCTGATTCAAGAACTATTTGACAGCTATTTCCACATCTGTTACAATAAATTCCAATAAAAGCACACAAATTCGTTGATGAGAAAAAGTAGCGTTTTGTCTTGATCTACAGAGAGCTGACATTTTGGTGCAAGTCAGTGTTCGAGTGTTACGTGAAAATCCCCTCTGAGAAGTTAGGCCGAATCTTTTAGTAAGTCTAACCGGGCTTCTACCGTTAAAAGGAACACGTATGTTTGTACGTTGCTAAGTGCTATTGATCGGATCAATAGAATTAGGGTGGTATCGCGATTAACCTCGTCCCTTTCTTGGGACGGGGTTTTTGTGTGCTTTTAAAAAAATTTATAGGAGCGATATCTATGAACTCTAATGAAAGTAAAGAAACAGTTACACAGCGTGAGGAACAAATACGTAATTATTAGGATAATGAAAATACTTTTAGGCGATCTGTTCAATCAAGGGAACGTAAGACATCTTTTGTATTTTACGAAGGTCCACCTACTGCAAATGGTCTTCCTCAAGTAGGACATGCCTTTGGCATAGAAAATTCGAAATAAGGCAGGTGCGAAACAATGGGAAATGTAAAGGAAACCATCAAGATCGAGAATATCCTCGTCGCTCACAGCACGTTAAAGGATGTTGTGAATAATACGCAGTTGCAGCGAGATCCGATTTTATCTGAACGATATGACT
Above is a genomic segment from Neobacillus endophyticus containing:
- a CDS encoding GNAT family N-acetyltransferase, producing MNIEFKPIDRTNYIECIDLKLNEEQKKFVAPNIFSLVQAAYEPNLYPLGIYKDNIMIGFILYDYDNELNGWSMSRFMIDSNYQNQGIGKISIQKFIEFFTNKHGHLKLYTSASVDNQVAIDLYKKFGFEKKEVFEYEAGGRKHKDIRMIAQL